The stretch of DNA GGACGGCCACTTCGACTTCGGGAAGAAGCGCATGCACTTTCCGCATGGAATCTACGTCAAACGATTGAATGATGATACCGCTTACATCCGGAAAGGCAGTCAATGCCTCCACAACTTTTTCCTCGATACCCGGATATTGATCGGGCTTTTTAATCTCGATCAACAATCCAGCTTCCCCATAAAACTCTTCCAGCAACTCACCGAGCGTCAGAATCGTTTCACCCGTATAGACTGGGTCGAATGAACCACCGACATCCAATTCCTTCAGCTCAGCCAACGTCAGGTCTTTGACGAATCCTTTGCCATTCGTCGTGCGGTCGACCCGTTCGTCATGAATGATCACCGGTTTGCCGTCTTTGGATAGATGAACGTCGAATTCCAGAAAATCCGCTCCCATTTCAATGCCTTTGCGGAAGGAAGCTTGAGTGTTCTCCGGTGCGAAACCGGAGGCGCCCCGATGCGCGACATTAATCAGGTTGGCAGGGATATCAGGCCGGGAGGATCGATTGGTGAAGCCTATCAATAGACATACTACGAGACTACAGATCATGATAGTCAGGATTA from Bacillus sp. OxB-1 encodes:
- a CDS encoding glycerophosphodiester phosphodiesterase, producing the protein MNKIQQQRIILTIMICSLVVCLLIGFTNRSSRPDIPANLINVAHRGASGFAPENTQASFRKGIEMGADFLEFDVHLSKDGKPVIIHDERVDRTTNGKGFVKDLTLAELKELDVGGSFDPVYTGETILTLGELLEEFYGEAGLLIEIKKPDQYPGIEEKVVEALTAFPDVSGIIIQSFDVDSMRKVHALLPEVEVAVLMNPSPFLPSSKTLKELTSFASYINFNVSYVNKRVVDQVHKHDGKVLVWSKKDTQLFAKAKRFGADGVISDFSKLPMDEPAFLATK